The DNA window ACAAAGCGGTGATTGCGGCCTTGCAGAAAGCTGGGGCGTTTGTGATCGTGACGGTGACATCGGTGGAAGAGGCCCACATTGCATCTGAAGCCGGCGCGGACGCCCTTTGTGTGCAAGGGGCGGAAGCGGGCGGGCATCGCGCGTCGTTTCGCAACGATCCGGAACAGGATGAGGCCATCGCGTTGTTCCCGCTGCTGGCCGACGTGCGCGCGGCGGTTCGGCTTCCGCTTGTGGCGGCGGGCGGGATCATGGACGGGCGCGGCATCGCGGCGGCGCTCAAAGCGGGGGCGAGCGCGGTGCAGCTCGGGACGGTGTTTTTGCGCTGCCCGGAAAGCGGGGCGCATCCGCTCCATAAACAGGCGTTTGCCGATCCGCGGTTTACCGAAACGGCCGTGACGAGGGCGTTTACCGGCCGGCCGGCGCGCGGGCTGGCGAACCGCTTTATGGCCGAATATAGCGATCTAGCGCCGGCGGCGTATCCGCAAGTGCACCATATGACGAAGCCGCTCCGCGCTGCCGCCGCTAAGGCGGGCGATCCGGAAGGGATGTCGCTTTGGGCTGGAGAAGGATACCGGATGGCGCGGGAACTTCCGGCAGCGGAGCTTGTCGAGGAGCTGAAGCGGGAGCTGGAGGAGGTGCAGGGCCGCTAAATTAGCCCCTGCATTTGTCTGATGGAAAAAGCGGGGCGCGTCGTTTTGAGCGAGTTTCTAAATGGCGCTGTTTGATCAACGAATAGAAAGGATGGGGAGAACCATGACCGCAGCTCGCATTGTTTTTCCGCCGCTCAGCCATGTCGGCTGGGGGGCGCTTAAGCATTTGGTTCCGGAAGTGAAGCGGTTGGGAGCGAAACATATTTTAGTCATCACGGATCCGACATTGGCGAAAATCGGCCTGGTCGAGCAATTGACGTCTCCGCTCCGGCAAGAAGGGTACAGCGTGCACGTATATACGGACGTTGTGCCCGAGCCGCCGCTTGAGACGGGGGAGAAGGCGGTAGCGTTTGCCCGCGATGGGGAGTTCGATCTTGTCATCGGTGTCGGTGGCGGCAGCGCGTTGGATTTGGCGAAATTGGCGGCCGTTTTGGCGGGGCATGAAGGTTCGGTCGCTGACTACCTAAACTTGACAGGAACGCGGGCGCTCGAGAAAAAAGGGCTGCCGAAAATTTTGATTCCGACGACATCAGGCACCGGGTCGGAGGTGACGAACATCTCCGTATTGTCCTTAGAAACGACGAAAGACGTCGTGACGCATGACTATTTGTTGGCGGATGTGGCGATCGTCGACCCGCAACTGACGGTTTCCGTCCCGCCACGGGTGACGGCGGCGACGGGCATTGATGCGCTTACCCATGCGGTTGAAGCGTACGTGTCGGTCAACGCGAGCCCGACATCGGATGGGTTGGCGATCGCGGCCATGCGCCTCATTTCTCGCTCATTGCGCAAAGCGGTGGAAAATGGAACGGACAAACAGGCGCGCACGGATATGGCGAACGGCAGTTACCTGGCCGGTTTGGCGTTTTTCAACGCCGGGGTGGCTGGCGTGCATGCGCTCGCGTATCCGCTCGGCGGGCAGTTTCATATCGCCCATGGCGAATCGAACGCCGTGCTCTTGCCGTATGTGATGGGTTACATCCGTCAAAGCTGCACGAAACGAATGGCTGATATTTTAAACGCACTCGGCGGCAACTCGAGCTTTTTGTCGGAAGTGGAAGCGTCGTATCGGTGCGTCGAGGAATTGGAACAGCTTGTCGCCGACGTTGGCATTCCGAAGACGCTGGGCGGATTTGGCATCCCGGAAAGCGCGCTAGAAAGCTTGACGAAAGATGCCGTCCAACAGAAACGGCTGCTCGCCCGCAGCCCGCTTCCGCTGTTGGAAGCCGACATCCGCGCGATTTACGAGGCCGCGTTTGCCGGGACGATCGTCGAGCCGGACAAGGCGTAAACCGTTGGGAAACAGGCGCTGCAAACGGCGCCTGTTTGTTGTTGGGATGATATATGACTTCCACATTCCAGCCTTCGCTCTGCATGATCCGCCAAAACAACGTTCTCTCAGGCAGGAATCCCCGCGGCGGAGCGCGAATCAAATGGAAAGAAACGGTGAAGGGAGATGGCAGGCGATGTTTACAACAGTGATTACGCCGCGCGTGTCGGAAACGGACGGCGTCGGCCATATTAATAACACCACCGTTCCAGTCTGGTTTGAAGCGGGACGGCATGAAATTTTCAAACTGTTTACGCCGGATTTGTCGTTTCGGCGCTGGCGGATGGTAATCATCCGCATGGAAGTCGACTATGTCAACCAAATGTATTACGGACAGGATGTGACGGTGTACACCGGCATTGAACGCATCGGCAATACGAGTCTTACGATTTATGAAGAAATCCACCAAAATGGGGTGGTTTGCGCCAAAGGGCGGGCGGTGTATGTCAATTTCAATTTTGACACCGGGCGGCCTGAGTCGATTCCCGATGATATTCGAGCGCAACTGCATGCACATCTCTGGCAGACGGGTGAGTAGCAACCATACGAAAGGAGGCAACTTGCAGGGGCAAGTTGACAAGTGGCTCACGATCCACCGGCGATCTCCCTATGAGCCATTTTCAGCGTGAAACGGTCTTCAGCCGCTGAGCTGGAGACTGTTTTTTTGTGCAAAACTTGTGTAATAAAAAGTAACATAAATTCACTTGAGGCATAGAAGACAATCGCGTTACATCCGTATATTTCTCGGTTTTATCGCTCGATCATTCATTTTTAATGTTAAAAACATGTTATATTATTTGACAATTTAGGTGTATCTCTCGTTTTCACGTGATATCATGGGCATAACAAATAAAGGCAAAGGGGGAGCGGCGATGATTTCGCAAACGAGAGAAGTTGGAATATGGACGTTGCTGGTGATGACGATTCGGTTATGGCTGCGCAGTTAGCGGCTGGTTAGCTTGACACATCAATGAAGACGGAGGGATGAGAACATGAAACGGAAATTAGTGATGGTCGGCAACGGCATGGCAGGGGTTCGCTGCGTTGAGGAGATTTTAAAATTGGACCGCGAGGCGTTTGAAATGACCATCTTCGGCAGTGAGCCGCATCCGAACTACAACCGGATTTTATTGTCTACGGTGCTGCAAGGAAATACGTCCATTGAGGAGATTACGCTCAACAGTTGGGAATGGTACAAGCAAAACGGC is part of the Geobacillus sp. 46C-IIa genome and encodes:
- a CDS encoding thioesterase family protein, producing the protein MFTTVITPRVSETDGVGHINNTTVPVWFEAGRHEIFKLFTPDLSFRRWRMVIIRMEVDYVNQMYYGQDVTVYTGIERIGNTSLTIYEEIHQNGVVCAKGRAVYVNFNFDTGRPESIPDDIRAQLHAHLWQTGE
- a CDS encoding iron-containing alcohol dehydrogenase, whose protein sequence is MTAARIVFPPLSHVGWGALKHLVPEVKRLGAKHILVITDPTLAKIGLVEQLTSPLRQEGYSVHVYTDVVPEPPLETGEKAVAFARDGEFDLVIGVGGGSALDLAKLAAVLAGHEGSVADYLNLTGTRALEKKGLPKILIPTTSGTGSEVTNISVLSLETTKDVVTHDYLLADVAIVDPQLTVSVPPRVTAATGIDALTHAVEAYVSVNASPTSDGLAIAAMRLISRSLRKAVENGTDKQARTDMANGSYLAGLAFFNAGVAGVHALAYPLGGQFHIAHGESNAVLLPYVMGYIRQSCTKRMADILNALGGNSSFLSEVEASYRCVEELEQLVADVGIPKTLGGFGIPESALESLTKDAVQQKRLLARSPLPLLEADIRAIYEAAFAGTIVEPDKA
- a CDS encoding nitronate monooxygenase, which codes for MFSTLPVPIIQAPMAGGVSTPELAAAVSNAGGLGFLAGGYKTAEAMRTEIHKLRTLTDRPFGVNVFVPGDKTVDEKALEHYRAVLDAEAERLGAAVGEPKWDDDDWQAKLDVLLQEQVSVASFTFGCPDKAVIAALQKAGAFVIVTVTSVEEAHIASEAGADALCVQGAEAGGHRASFRNDPEQDEAIALFPLLADVRAAVRLPLVAAGGIMDGRGIAAALKAGASAVQLGTVFLRCPESGAHPLHKQAFADPRFTETAVTRAFTGRPARGLANRFMAEYSDLAPAAYPQVHHMTKPLRAAAAKAGDPEGMSLWAGEGYRMARELPAAELVEELKRELEEVQGR